From the Oryza glaberrima chromosome 5, OglaRS2, whole genome shotgun sequence genome, one window contains:
- the LOC127775050 gene encoding 60S acidic ribosomal protein P2B-like gives MKLIAAYLLAVLGGNTSPSADDIKNILESVGVEANDERLEFLLSELEGKDITEVIAAGREKFASVPSGGGGGIAVAAPTAAGGGAAPAEEAKKEEKVEEKEESDDDMGFSLFD, from the exons ATGAAGCTGATCGCTGCCTACCTGCTCGCTGTTCTGGGTGGAAACACCTCTCCATCTGCTGATGACATTAAGAACATTCTGGAATCAG TTGGCGTTGAAGCTAATGACGAGAGGCTGGAGTTCCTGCTCTCAGAACTGGAGGGCAAGGACATAACAGAAGTGATTGCCGCTGGAAGGGAGAAGTTTGCTTCTGTGCCctcaggtggtggtggtggcataGCTGTGGCAGCTCCTACAGCTGCAGGTGGCGGTGCAGCACCTGCTGAAGAGGCAAAGAAAGAGGAGAAGGTCGAAGAGAAGGAAGAGTCTGATGAT GACATGGGTTTCAGCTTGTTTGACTAA
- the LOC127775194 gene encoding uncharacterized protein LOC127775194, which yields MAAAADATTAMTIDFLRARLLSERSVSRAAKERADQLTKRVAELEEQIRAVTAQRRKAERAAGEVLAILESQGLARFSDAADSGSGSDDEDGLESAESGGKARGEAEDALSGSELGDTVNAAAAAAAGGLSWKGRAVSHESQRRQQQQLKGRHLRQRNSHRRGYFYLLAADSSPKYQPGQSCRKVKRKELRFHTEGNEGKDNAMESTEEGQERSDCTVCTDEQPDIDGEVSQDGQGSCGDGRDGDNDDRYSVEYEKDGEMERVLEKQAELIGQYEAEEYAQREWEKKFNNCRDSTAGDVELGNILNQIEKACEQRDRAAQIKDKEVSEVGGPSDKNLFADDSPSACLSTDSVFGLPPNAPEENAIKHCKVTECDHDFGEATSTVVSVDSGPQARKDESVNKSFTEIIEGSGNNIAKSSSSLQGNYDSSQNARHNEDQVDESSDSGPGYHVNACSYEHYINTPSFASRSSDTPKSKVSEWSSSCFHNHTDNQIDTQMHQPSSDGVGGVLEALQRAKMSLREKLSKPSPPSLEMLALPAPEYHYATDDSPVRDTELSLCMSTFPSQEILALPEPAEYRSRIIPRDDVKVPVGLAGLFRLPTDSFAQNELCSADGYRSRFSLTATSRENLSNHFRANLSLSRYGSEFSPDPCFSARNSMLLSTPTFGGCSNPMSDFRVGDAYFPSEVPRSSNRRGMPSGDQGMLFHYAGDYSSNKWTL from the exons atggcggcggcggcggacgcgacgacggcgatgaccatCGACTTCCTCCGCGCGCGCCTCCTCTCCGAGCGCTCCGTCTCCCGCGCCGCCAAGGAGCGAGCCGACCAGCTCACCAAGCGG gtggcggagctggaggagcagatacgggcggtgacggcgcagCGCCGGAAGGCGGAGCGTGCCGCGGGGGAGGTGCTCGCCATCCTCGAGTCCCAGGGCCTCGCGCGCTTCTCCGACGCCGCGGATTCCGGTTCTGGTTCCGACGATGAGGACGGCCTCGAGTCCGCCGAGAGCGGCGGCAAGGCTCGTGGGGAAGCGGAGGATGCGCTGTCGGGGTCAGAGCTTGGAGACACTGttaatgcggcggcggcggcggcggccggggggcTGTCGTGGAAGGGCCGCGCCGTGAGCCACGAGTCGCagaggcggcagcagcagcaactgaAAGGCAGGCATCTCAGGCAGAGGAATAGCCATAGGAGAGGCTACTTTTACTTGCTGGCCGCGGATTCGTCGCCCAAGTACCAGCCGGGGCAATCGTGCCGGAAGGTCAAGAGGAAGGAGCTGAG GTTTCATACTGAAGGAAACGAGGGGAAGGACAATGCCATGGAAAGTACTGAGGAGGGGCAGGAGAGATCAGATTGTACTGTCTGTACTGATGAGCAGCCTGATATTGATGGTGAGGTGAGCCAAGATGGGCAGGGCTCTTGTGGCGATGGAAGAGACGGAGATAATGACGATCGATATTCTGTGGAGTATGAGAAGGATGGGGAGATGGAGAGAGTTCTTGAAAAGCAAGCAGAGTTAATTGGGCAATACGAGGCAGAAGAATATGCTCAGAGGGAGTGGGAGAAGAAATTCAACAATTGCCGAGATTCAACTGCG GGTGATGTTGAGCTAGGCAATATACTAAATCAAATTGAAAAGGCTTGTGAGCAGAGGGACAGAGCTGCTCAGATCAAGGATAAAGAAGTTTCTGAAGTGGGAGGGCCAAGTGACAAAAATCTCTTTGCCGATGACAGCCCCTCTGCATGTTTGTCAACTGATTCTGTTTTCGGACTGCCCCCAAATGCACCAGAAGAAAATGCTATTAAGCATTGCAAAGTTACTGAGTGTGATCATGATTTTGGGGAAGCTACTTCAACAGTTGTTTCAGTTGATAGTGGCCCACAGGCTAGGAAGGATGAGTCGGTAAACAAAAGTTTCACTGAAATTATTGAAGGAAGTGGGAATAATATAGCGAAGTCGTCCTCTTCACTACAAGGAAACTACGATAGCAGCCAAAATGCAAGGCATAATGAAGATCAGGTAGATGAAAGCTCAGACAGTGGTCCAGGCTACCATGTAAATGCTTGCTCTTATGAGCACTACATCAACACACCATCATTCGCAAGCCGATCAAGTGACACCCCTAAAAGCAAAGTCTCTGAATGGAGCTCATCATGCTTTCACAACCACACTGATAACCAGATTGACACACAGATGCATCAACCTTCAAGTGATGGTGTGGGAGGTGTTTTGGAGGCCCTTCAACGTGCCAAGATGTCCCTTAGAGAAAAGCTGAGCAAACCAAGTCCACCTAGCCTGGAAATGTTGGCACTTCCAGCACCAGAGTATCACTACGCAACGGATGATTCGCCAGTCAGAGACACAGAGCTTTCACTTTGCATGTCAACGTTTCCTAGCCAGGAAATATTGGCGCTACCAGAACCAGCAGAGTATCGTAGCAGGATCATACCACGGGATGACGTGAAAGTGCCGGTGGGCCTTGCTGGTTTGTTCCGGTTGCCAACAGACTCTTTTGCTCAAAATGAGTTGTGTTCAGCTGATGGCTATCGTTCAAGGTTCAGTTTGACAGCAACAAGTCGGGAAAACCTCTCAAATCATTTCAGGGCAAATCTGTCACTTTCACGATATGGCTCCGAGTTCTCACCGGATCCTTGTTTCAGCGCTCGTAATTCTATGTTGCTGTCGACACCAACTTTTGGTGGATGTAGCAACCCAATGTCAGATTTCAGAGTAGGCGACGCTTATTTCCCCTCTGAAGTTCCAAGGTCTAGCAATAGAAGAGGGATGCCTTCTGGAGATCAAGGGATGCTGTTCCATTATGCTGGCGATTACAGCTCGAATAAGTGGACGTTATAG